ATTTCATAGGCTAACGATCACCTTTCCGGTCGAGCGCCGCGACTCGAGCAAGGCATAGCCCTCGGCAAGCTGCGCCAGCGGCAGGGAGGCGCCGACATGCGGGCGCAGCCGGCCCTGCGCGTAAAGCGAAAACAGCGCCGCGATGTCCTGGCGCAGGGCGGCGGGGTCGAGCTTGCGATAGCCGCCCCAATAGAAGCCGTGGATGGCGATGTTCTTGACCAGCGCGTGGTTCAGGGGCAGGGCGGGCGGCTTGCCGCCGGCAAAGCCGATGACCAGGAAGCGCCCGCCGGGGCGCAGCGCACCGAAGGCGGCCTCGCCCGGGGCGTCGCCGACCGGGTCATAGACCACATCGACGCCGCCCAGATCGCGCAGCGCCGCGCGCAGGTCGGGGCAGGTGGCGCTGTCGATGGTCTCGGCGGCACCGGCCGCGCGGGCGATGTCGAGCCTGTCGGCGCCGCGCGCCACGGCGATGACGCGGGCGCCAAGCGCCGCGCCGATCTCGACCGCGGTCAGCCCGACGCCGCCGGCGGCGCCCAGCACGGCCAGCGTCTCGCCCGCCCGCAGGCCGGCGCGCTGGGTCAGGACGAAATGGCTGGTGCCATAGGCGATCAGGAAGCCCGCTGCCTGATCGTAGCCCATGCCGTCGGGGATCGGGTAGCAGTCCGCGGCGGCAAAGAGATTGGCCTCGGCCATGGTGCCCTGGGCCTGCACGGCGACGCGAGTGCCCGGCGTCAGGTCCACGCCCGGGCCGGCGGCCAGCACCTCGCCCGCGCCCTCGAGCCCGGGGATGAAGGGCAGGGGCGGCGTCTCCTGGTAGCGGCCGGTGGTCATCAGCAGGTCGGCGAAATTCAGCGCAGCGGCGCGCAGCCGCACCAGCACCTGACCGGGCCCGGGTTCCGGCAGGCGCAGCACGCCCGGCACGGGAAGTCCCGCCATTTCCTTGATTTGCATCATGTTCCACTCGTCGCCCATGATTCACACTCCTGGCTGAAAACGCGAATCCCGCGCCGGTTTTTCTTGTGTTTCCCGAGGCTTCGGATAGTCCGCCTGCGGGTGTGTCCGCGATTGTCTTTTTGGACAGGTCCACATTATCGAACTCGAAAATTGCGTCAAACTGGTGTAGCGCCCGTTTAGATTGAGTGAGGTGTTACCATGAAGCACAATGTGGACGTCCATGTCGGCAAGCGCATCCGCCACCGGCGGTGGATGATCGGCATGACCCAGCAGCAGCTGGCCGAGAAGGTCGGGATCAAGTTCCAGCAGATCCAGAAATACGAGACCGGGATGAATCGCGTCTCGGCGTCGCGGCTGTGGGACATCGCCCAGGCGGTGGACGTGCCGGTCAGCTTCTTCTTCGAAGGGCTCGAGGACGCGCATCTGCACGACGCGGTCGAGGGCGACATCCTGGCCGACAAGGAAGCGCTGCAGCTGGTCCGGGCCTATTACGCCATGCCCGAGGCGCAGCGCCGCCAGATCTTCGAACTGGCCCGGGTGCTGTCCGACGCGGCCTGAATGACGGCCGGCCCGCACAGGCTTCCGCTTCCGAAGCCGAGCGGCTAAACCTGCGCCCAGG
This portion of the Paracoccus sp. N5 genome encodes:
- a CDS encoding NADPH:quinone oxidoreductase family protein — translated: MGDEWNMMQIKEMAGLPVPGVLRLPEPGPGQVLVRLRAAALNFADLLMTTGRYQETPPLPFIPGLEGAGEVLAAGPGVDLTPGTRVAVQAQGTMAEANLFAAADCYPIPDGMGYDQAAGFLIAYGTSHFVLTQRAGLRAGETLAVLGAAGGVGLTAVEIGAALGARVIAVARGADRLDIARAAGAAETIDSATCPDLRAALRDLGGVDVVYDPVGDAPGEAAFGALRPGGRFLVIGFAGGKPPALPLNHALVKNIAIHGFYWGGYRKLDPAALRQDIAALFSLYAQGRLRPHVGASLPLAQLAEGYALLESRRSTGKVIVSL
- a CDS encoding helix-turn-helix transcriptional regulator; the encoded protein is MKHNVDVHVGKRIRHRRWMIGMTQQQLAEKVGIKFQQIQKYETGMNRVSASRLWDIAQAVDVPVSFFFEGLEDAHLHDAVEGDILADKEALQLVRAYYAMPEAQRRQIFELARVLSDAA